The genomic segment ATTACGTTAATAGATACTAGTGACCCTTCTAAAACGCCAAATGGCTGAAATAACTTGACAAATATTGTGATTAAATACAAAGACAAGGTCAATTTAATGCATTTAAGTCAGGTagaggggggggaaaacaaGCAACATTTCAAGAAGCTAACTGGATGAGCAGCACCGTTACTAGCATCAAGCTCAGATGCTATAGAGCCGCGGCTCCATTACGTCAGTGTGGATTTAGTTGCGTTAATATTGGACAAAAAGTGATGCATTTAGAGTCACAGTTACCTCTCGCTGACCAGCACCACGTCCGCATCGCTCCAGTGTTTGAACACACACGGCAGGATCCTCCTGAAGGCGAAGAACAGACCGGGGAAAACTACGGCGCCACAAGCTAAAACTTGCAACATCCTGCCTCGTATTTTTCCTCTAAAACCTGCCCGGAGATGACACTCTCTCCCTGCCGTCCCTCCGACTCTTTCGGCCGTTCACACGCAGCAGTGAGGCATCTTCTTGCGGCCGGACTTGGATGCGTTTCAGCCGGGAACAGTCCAGTTAACCATCCGAgctcacacactcatacatagaatacacacacatacgcgcgcgcacacacacacactcgtacactCAGCGGCAGCGCCAATGTCGAGTTAACAGTAACTGAGTATAAGTCACGTCCTGTGAGCACTGTCAAAATAAGAGTCCTGACCCGGTCCCGGAACTATTTGTAGTCGACGCAGGAACACCAGCATTGcgaccttttattttgaaggcaaaactttactttttctttttaaatcaagaaaattgaatggaaaaaaggacacataatgaaaaaagtgaacaaagaagaaacaaagacattcaaaagggttcaaaatgattaaattaaagatccagtgttttctcaaacattaaataaacactaTTTCACAACTCTCAcagttttctctttctccttttgttttgtacCATTTACATCTGTGAATATGAAACTTTTCATATTAAATTAAGATTGAAGAAGAAAGCAGATTCGGCCTTTGGCTGAGTACTGAGTCATAAGAACCTACTACCCAATGATATAAAGCTGAAATATATTTGAGACTATTTTTGATTATCCTGAAATTCATATAAttccactttttaaaatgtttgctgCTTAGTTAATTCAGTGTAATAATACATATGTATAGGAATAAAGTACATATCGTGAATATACAGTAAGATACAAAAATATGGATTGTTGTTTGGACAACAAACAACGTCAAACAATGATTTATTAAAAACTTATATTGAACAAAAATCAGCTCCAACagtttatatttttactttttcctaTTCAGtgacacatgaaaacattatCATTTAATTTGATAAAATCTAAGAAATACTGAAATTTTAATGGTGAATGTTGTGTCGAGGTGTATCAATAGCGTGCCATGGATTTATTACAGGAATGTTTTCTGAAATTGCTGCTTCTGTAAGTGAGCTGATAGCAGTGTTGTGAAGCCCAAATCAAACAgaatgtttgtttaaatgatTGACCTGGTTCGTACAGGCCCGTGCTTATCAGTCAGTGCTGAACAGAGACTATCAGCCATCAGATCTCACTATCAGTTGTCAGGTAAGCACTGCTTTTAAAGTCAATTGACCCGACTTCACTGGTCTTGTTGGACAGTGTCTGATGACCGTGCGGCATCAAGATTCACCGTGATGTAACAGAGCATCTACGTTACACAACAACACTTCTACATACACATTCAAGTTTCAAAgggaaaagacattttttcttttctcgattgctgttttatttgtttaaattcatggttcccaacctggggtccaagctGCCCTCAGGGgggcgccagagatcacatgcACAATTATATGTATAATACATTCAGAAAATCCCAATCACACACTCTATTATTTGAAATAGTCACAGCGAatactgtgtactttttttgACACACTTTGAGGCGTGGGAAGGACAGGTACGAccaaaaataattgtattgctagttctttaattctttttttaatgcacattttgaTGTGTCATCACCTGCTGCAGAAAATGTCTGGCCAAGCTAAATTACCAAACTACTAAAATTACCAAACACTCAAGGCAAAAGTTTTTATCCATAtacaatgagaaaaaaaatatagaaacactTGTAATTATTCACATTATTCTTTGTAAAGTGTGGGTTCAGGTttttctttaagaaaaaaagggtGGAAACCTATGATTTAAACAATCATTGCATAAAATAGTTGGTGATAAtttgaaaaaatgtaattattttgaaagaataaagaCTAAATAGAACCTTTAAACTTCCCTAATCCTTAACGGTTTGCAAATTTTGAACtttagtattttttgttttccccctaGGCTGCAACTGACATTTATCTCTcgtgataaaataataaattaccCATAAAAATCTGCcacgacaccagctgtcaatcaaactcaTATGTGCTGCACTTTGTCTTCTATCTTCCTCGAAATAGGAACACAgtttacaaaatcaacatcatgTGCTAATGAAGAAGAGCAGAAATTGGCAATTGATGTTCACTGATGATGTAAACTCAAGTGGGAAGTTCATTTTCtcacagacttccattcaaactgagttcacTTTGCAACTAATGGAGTCTCCCTCTGGTGGTTATTCAGTATATTGTTACTGTTGGGTTGGTTTCGGGTAAGATATTTCATTGCAGGTGTACAGCGACAATAAAGAATCTAATCTAATACTTTATATGACAATCATTTACTCGGCCAATCTAGTGATTGTTGTTGTCAATAAAATGAACATTGCGTAAATCGTGTTTCCCGACAATGTCTGAGCAACAgccaataaaacaacaaataaatgctgAAAACTCTCATGACAAAAGTTTCCTGGGGAAAATAactattcaaattcaaatgatgGATTAATTATGTCATAGAGTGTAACTGCATGTATATTTTCATTGTTAAAACATCAGTTTCATTGAAACCAATAAAGTGAGATAAGGTGAAATTTACAGTAAACCGGCGTGTGTAGACTGAGCTGAGGAAGATTAGAATCTCTCTagtttcagtgtcagtgtgacgACGTCATAGTGTGCTGCAAACAACACAATTTCAGTATTTTGATAGACTTTTCATCAGATTATTCCACTCTAGCCCCAAAACTGTTAAAACTGAGTCAACTTTTCTTTCCATAGCAGGAAAGAGGCGGAGTTTTATTTTTGGTGGCACATTATTTTAATGGCGGAGGAATCAAGTAATCATCATGTTGTCATTACAACAGTTTATTGTGGAAAATTTACGACACAGAGATATAGTTGGCTTTGGTTCCTGATGATAGAAATGGAATGTTATTATTTCAAACTACTCCACATTCACCCAAAACTGTTAGTCAACCTTTCTTTTATCCATGTATCTAAATCTGTATCTATTGTTTTTAAACGTCTCCGAACGCCAGCTTGAATCGACCactcaaagtgaaaaaaagagtgatctataaataaaactgcgTGACAAATCACTGATTAGATATCACTGTTACTCTGTGACTTACTCATTGTACACCTCAGATAATCGTGACGAAGATGACTGTGACTCGTCGTCAGACAGAAGATAACAGACTTGTAATAAACTTGAGTCGTGCCAACATCCACTTCTGTAGAGTTTTCTGCCTCAGGAGTCATTGTTGCCTTGTGGCCATTGTTGTTGAGTTAGttttcattttctgacaaaTGGAAAGCAGCGAATCCGATTAAGGCCAATCAGATAACTGCCGTTTTTATAGATCCTTTCAAGGTGCCCTCAATGTCACAGgttcctctcactctcctgaAAGCTTTGGCTGATTAAATTGACACTTAATCAAAGatgtaaatgttctttttttcccttcttgtATCCACACACAGTGCTTCAGGTGTGACTGGAATGATGAATTATCTTCCAGGATGGTGAATCTTCCAGGAAGGTGAATAAGTTTAATgcgaaaacaaagtaaatatttaaaatatgaataatgtTTGCTCTGTTTTGAAGGTAATTGTGCTGGTGATCTGGAACCTATGTGTATCTTTGTTGATGTGACAGTTGTAGACCGTAGAAAAGAGGTCTCAAACATGCGGCTCATGCTAACACAGCATGTtaatcagtcttgtataaagtatctaaaaggGAATACTTGAGTACTTaagtattttaccagaaaatgacattgaagtcacttttttttaatttatatagtGTTAAAAGAATGCTTTTAACAGCTTGGCCCCCAAATCTACAGTCAAtaactgggtcgggacccacagacgGGTCGCAGGAGATTACTCTTGGGGTCCTTAAACAAATGTGCCGAACCTTTCCCAACCCTTTAGTCAATTTATATGTCAACATGtgttaaataacatgcataaaattaagttttatttcatttaccaAACGTGTCAGTTCAAAACGATATCAGGTGAAACAGATACGGCTTTAAATGAGTCACTACCTCATGCCCAAATTTGTCAGGGACGAACAGTTTCCTCACTACACCACTGAATCCTCGTTATGATAAACTGTGTTGTAAGCAGCAATGTGCCTGTTTGTGTCTTATTTCTAATATAAAggccaaataaaaacaaaaatggaataaaacaaacacagaatgcTTGGAAAGTGTAGAAACTTGGACCCACTGCTGTGGTTTTATTACCTTTTATATCATCTAACATATTATGGCAGAATGATAACAATAGGTGCGGCTGTAGACGACAGGCGCTAACACCTCTGCTTACTTGTCTTGTGTAATCATTCATTGATAATAATTTCAGAATTCTTCCTATTCAAAGACAGAACGTGCAGGTCAGTGTTAACAAACAGtgactcaattcaatttaaattaatCTACTATACATTATAGACCTGCCATATAATTTTGAATTCACATGATTGTGttcaaaatgtataaaatgatgTATAAAATACAACACGTACAATAGTGGGTAGTTACTTAtgaatatatagtgtatatactaAAATATCGACAGCAGTGTTTCTCTGGACCAGTAACTATCTGGACTCTGTTTTAACTCATTAAAAATGCTTTACTATTTCAGTTCTATGGGGTTTTCTGATGCTGCAGGTTCTGACTTGCCACGTTCCGCACCAATGACCTGCGACTGTGCTATGGCGACGGACAGCTGGGCACCCCAACGGGACTGCAGACATTTCATTCCCATGCTGTGTGTTTCGTGTCACGTCGGGTTTTACGGTTATAGctgccaataaataaataaaggtgaacAATAAGAGGCAGGAAGCCAAAGCCAGGAAGGAAActtggagaaagaaaaaacacgtGTAAGTGCTGCTATGACCTGGTATCTttgtatttgtgattttttcAAACAATTTTTCTGGTGGCTTTACTTTTTACTCTATACCTGAATTTGGTAGCTGTCCTTGTTGGTTCAAAcagtttacatgcatgttaaaagtccgattttagacAATAGTTCAGTttctttaatgtcatgtaaacacgttagtccgactaaaaccaagttagtcttagtcggactaacataactggataatgtgatagtctgattactcctgcatgctTTGCCGGACCAAAGTTTCCTCCCCACCAGAAGTAGAGGGAGACGATGTATAAAAATCTATTTAGCCTGCTtgctttcattgtttttttcaacacacTAGTGATGACACACCTCTCCTGATTGGATGTCATCGACTCTTACACACTAGCTCTTTAAAATGGATCTCAGGAAAAGGTCTCGAGGGCCCACTCTCCATGTGGGGCCCTTGAAATGGCCCTGCTGAATGTTTTGCATGTGTTACCTGTATCACCTTATAAAATACTGCCAGGTACAGGTTTGGCTGTTCAGTCGGTGCTTGATCTCCTGTGAAAGACAAGAAGGAGAAGTCTTTTTCTTCAAAGGATGATCATCAGTTTCTTCTCCTCCAAGACTCTTAGCTTTCAATTCTtatgaaacaaagacagagaaactGAGGCCATAAACACCAAATATAGCTCTGTGATTACagttaataaacacacacacacacacaggctcagaTGGGAGGGCTGCAGGTGATGGGCTGGTGTGATAAAGGCTCATAAAAAGCATATCTTCTCCTCTTTGGAGACGAGCGTACAGTCGTTTCTGAAAGCCTCTCAGGTGAGTAACGCTGCTTTTATTCGTGTTGATTTATACGATCAATACTGggggacgacgacgacgacaagcttttacttttacaccaACATTTGAATACAACAGGGATTTATGGAAGAATCTTTCTTATAGTATGGATTAATCCttcaccttttctttcttttatgtatatatttcatGTGCgatggttttttttatggtgaCAGTGATGTGGTGGTAAATAGGAAGACTAACATTGTCACAAATATGAAAAAACTGTGCGTAATACTGACAAATATTACTTATTGATTGTGTaatagtttatttttcattagcGATAAATTTGGGTAGGACAACAGTGATGCTACACATAAAGGGAAAGTTAGATAAGGTCAAATGTTGCAGtgacaaatattgttttgtagTTGTATGGACATTACATACAttaaatgaatgtatgtgtttgtgtgtttcagagcaACTTTCACACCCTGATTGAACCCCTGAAAAGAAACTCCTACACAATGAAACTGATCTGTATTGCCGTGAttctcttcctctgtgcagGTAAAAATACTTCATAAATTTCCATCAACAGATAGTTTACAAGCTGTAATTAAttcaattaataattatttttaattccaTAAAAGCtatttactttctttttacTCCTTTAATAAATGTCCATGAATGTCTTactctttaaaaaaaggataaattATGGATCTGTTCATTCATGAGATATtgaaataatcatatttttaatgttgatttttttttttttttttttacaaataatgaAGCACATTGCTCTTCTAAATGCAGAATGAATCATTAATGAAGGTTAATAAATGACACcaaactcattttcttttccttctctatctgagaaggaaaagaaagaaaaccagtGTGACGTCCTGTTCAAAGCAATAAAGTGAGATAAGGGACTGAACTGTGGGAGATTTGAGTCTTTGGTTTACTTTCAATATGAAATTTCTATtgtaacttttttatttatttattgtaagtgAGTcaacctttcatttcatttgttggTACATCATTATTATGTCCTCATTAAAACAGTTTATTGTGAAcattgtgtgtctttatatctttatgtagttacacttaaaaaaatggGGTTTGGTGCGTTGTTCTCGGTCGATAGCCTCAGTCATAaatttcaattgtatttgtcaAAAGAGTTACTCATGGTCACTGTGGTGCCAAACTCGTGCTATACTGGTTCAAAGTTTAGGTTTCTTATCGCTGACGTGTTCCCATTAACAGACAGTCTGGACAATAAAGTTTAACCTATGTCTTAGCTGCTCCCtgacatttatattaaaattataatgaaaactgccccaaaatgacaaaaaaaaatggtaaacaatatttttcacAATAACATTAGGTTATACTGATCACATTATTAATTTCATcatttaattatataaatatacatatggttttttgtgttatttacagaCTAATTATGcgtcataaatgtgtttttgttgtgaactttatatcaaaacaaacacgtttactttgaaatggtgtgcaataTCATCCCCAAATATTAAGGATCTCCAAATGTTAAGGGTTAGCTGGCGAGTTAGCACACCTTGCTTTACTGTTAACATTAAACCTGGCTTTTAAAGTGGTGCGAAAACTTGAACACActtttggcgcttttccatgatacagttccagcaccactctactctactctactctactctactcggtttgggtATCAGTcacgtttgtttttcctcttcaacGTGGGTGTGGAttagtgctggaactgtataatggaaaagcgccaccAGCGCAACTAGAACACTCTTAAATGTTTTgcatttaaaacctttttttaaatgatttgatgatttgttttaatgaatggTTTTCCTTGTTTGACCCTTTtctatctttttgtttttgcaacacaACAGGAACCACACTAAAACCGACTGCAGCTGCCACAGTAACCGGTCCCGTTGACCCATCTGAACAGCCCAGCGGTCCGACAAGCAATCCCGTCGACCCATCTGAACAGCCCAGCGGTCCGACAAGCAATCCCGTCGACCCATCTGAACAGCCCAGCGGTCCGACAAGCAATCCCGTCGACCCATCTGAACAGCCCAGCGGTCAGACAACCGGTCCCGTCGACCCATCTGAACAGCCCAGCGGTCAGACAACCAATAACCCCGCCCCAACTGAAGCACAGACGACCAGCCCTGGGCCTGTGGAGGAAGGTGATCAAGGACTTTCACCTGGAGAGATAGCTGGCGTCGTCATCGGCAGCGTGGCCGGCGTGGCATTAATCGGTGAGTGCAGTTCAGTTCAGACACCTCATCCCTGCCTCCTCAATCACACATCACTCTGTTGTCAATTAACAAGGAGAGACTGAGCATTTTAACCTGGAAACCATTGAGACGAGAAATTCATCATTTGAGAAATTCATTATCTCAATCAATGCACTGACTtatcaaagaaaaaagaagggagATTGACAATCACTGGGATTTAGTGGGTCTTGTGGAAGAGCGAGAGTGTGCAAAACATTAGGAACGCTTACGGTTTCAAAACTCTTGAAACCCAGTTGCACCAAGGAAACTAAATAATCAATTCGACGAACAAACTCGTCCCTTCCAACCAAGTTTAGATGACACAGCGTTTACCTTGTGAAAAATTAGTTGAAAGAGGAAGTCGTCAGCACAGGTGGTATTAATGGATGTTTCCCCATGTTATCCATTAACAAGGATCCACTGAACATTATTTTCCCCCCCAGACGTCATCGAGatgaaaagtcatttttatggATCGGCTCCTCCTACTTTTTATTAAGTAGCTTCTAAATCAATGTACTGTACAAAGCTTATGTAAAtctaaatgtattacatttgtgTACATTTCCTATTGTCTGTTTTGTGGTAGCCTTTAGATGTACAGACAACTATTTCAATTACAAACTATTTTTTTCTACACTGGTTTTGATAAATTAAGCAAACAAAGGGCAGAAATAAAaggttttataataaaaaaaaggtaatactCAACACACCCATCTTTATAtgcagtgggttagggttatttacATTCTAACAtttgtccgatatccgatccagtgattttgaccagtattggactgataccGATGATCGTATCAGTTCATCCCCAAGTATTCAAAATAGTATaaatatagtaatataatataaataataaaactcttgtctttttttcaggTGGCGGTATCTTTGGCATTCTGAAGTATACCGGGAAGATCTGAGACCACTTCCCACGCTAcgacaaattaaattaaaataggtGAAGGATcattaaagaaaatgaagtatttgaTGTCAAAACAGATTCATTAAGGATCCTGTTGTCTGAAAGGCTCAGTACGGCCTTTTCCatggaggacattttgacagacGTCACTGATAAAAATCAAGTTTGCGCGCTCTCTGAATCTGATAAAGCGAAAT from the Solea solea chromosome 4, fSolSol10.1, whole genome shotgun sequence genome contains:
- the LOC131458490 gene encoding putative surface protein bspA-like; the protein is MKLICIAVILFLCAGTTLKPTAAATVTGPVDPSEQPSGPTSNPVDPSEQPSGPTSNPVDPSEQPSGPTSNPVDPSEQPSGQTTGPVDPSEQPSGQTTNNPAPTEAQTTSPGPVEEGDQGLSPGEIAGVVIGSVAGVALIGGGIFGILKYTGKI